The Medicago truncatula cultivar Jemalong A17 chromosome 7, MtrunA17r5.0-ANR, whole genome shotgun sequence genome includes the window tgttgttacaCTTTATACTCACAAATTAACCATGGCATGAAACTCTAATTGACAAGTTAAAACCACATTGAATAAATCCAAATTAAGACAACTCAGTAGTTAACTCCCCTGAAACTCACCGTTGCAAgtgatgacgatgatgatgaacAACAATCGCTTCACAATCTGAAACTGAAATCTCCAACCTGCGAAGAAACCAAAGTTGCATTCAAAATCACATTTTGTATGACCCACTTTCACCTTTCATCAATTTCATCACTTTTTTTCATAAACCTCTCTGTTTCTTACACCTTTTATCCATTTACCTCATAAAAACGCttcctttacgttttttttgcttcaagttttgattttttttaacactgtTGCTGAAACTGTTTAAAGGGTATGGCACAAGAATCACAGGCAATGGATCCGCACAAGAATGAAGTTATTCGTTTAGAGCGTGAATCTGTTATTCCAATTCTCAAACCTAGACTCATCATGACATTGGCAAATCTTATTGGTATAATTCTGTATATGCccttttgaatttctttttatgttgtGTTGAATTCATATTTGTAGAAGCATGTTTAGGGTATActgttttgtaatttttggttgttattgttgttatagTGATTAATGATTAGCCTTCAATGAAAGAGCATTGTAGCATacctttaaaaacaaaattgtgatgAAATTTACTGAAATTTCCTACCTTTTGTACGATTTAGTTTTTGCATGCTGTTATGTAGTTCAGTTTTTGATATAGGgttttatgaaaaaatgtttGGGATTGTGATATGGGTCGCAACGTCGTGGTTGTGATGTCTCTACGACCATAATTGAGGTTGCTTTAGCTGCATTTGACTGTAATTTTCAGCAATATCTAGGATAACAATACAACTGTAACCATTACTGCgaccacaatttaaaaccttaTTTATCAACAGTTTGTACCACCATATGGATTTAGCCCTTTGCAATTGTTGAATGCAGACAAATACAAACAATTGGATGAAATAACACTTTGTATTGAATTCACTAAATAAGAGGAATTGATAGAAGAAGACTAAGTTCAAAGACATAAGTTATTACTCGCAAGGAGAGTACCAAAGGGAGAGAGGAGAGACttcatcaattttcttcataacccGGCCCTCAGTGATcatcatttctctatttatgCACAATCCAAGCTTCCTTGATTTTAGGATCACTAACTACATGTCCATTTGCCTCAACCAATAATATTATGCCAAGCGTATTTCCTCATATTCTATTTTGAATCATAACTTCTTGAATTCATTGTTGTTATTCTATTGTGGCTTGAGTTGTTTCTGTATGTTATGCAGAGCATAGTTCCGACCGAGCTGAGTTTTTGAAGCTCTCCAAAAGGGTAGAGTACACAATTCGAGCTTGGTACCTTCTACAATTTGAGGACTTGATGGTATTATTCGGTACttgatctttttttatttctatcttATACATAACTTGGGCTTGTGGAGAGACTGATTCCTTTATGCCTTCAGCAACTCTACTCCCTCTTTGATCCTGTATCTGGGGCACAAAAGTTGGAACAGCAGAACCTGGCTCCTGAAGAAATTGATGTGCTGGAACAGAATTTCTTGACATACCTATTTCAGGTACTATCTCGAGTTGATGCGTTGTGAATGTACAATTTTTTTGGTGGCATCTTGTTAATATAATATAGACTTGAAAACTTATCACAAGTTACAGTATTAATATGAAGGAGTAATATGTTAGGAAGTCAtggaaaattgagagaagacgAGAGTCTTTGCTAAAGATGGTTTTGGATATTCTAGTGACAACTAAATTCATAGTTAAACTGTACTATATAGAGCAGAAACACACCTAACTGCCTTTATAAATTTGTATACTAACAATGCTAACATAAACTAAACAAAGTAGAAGCTTCAAGAAACTGCACGTATACTATACCATGCGTTTTGGGTGGTGTCTGTATGTTGGACATGTAACTTTGTGATGCATACGACAAGTAATGAAAAGTGTGGTTAGTAAACGAAATTCACTACCTTCTTCAGTATGATTAAATCGAGGAAGAATAGTGGGATTCTATATTCTGATTCTGTAATGGAAAACTTGGTTAATGATTACAACGGAATGAGTATTTGCAGGGAGAATGTATCCTGACTGATTTCGACTCAGTTAGTTACATTGTACAATCTGCAAACTGAGGCGGATTTAAATTAAAAGACTGGCTCaataaattcaatataaaatCATTGAGGTGGATTGAAATAAAGTATCATTTACACAAATCTTGCAGGTAATGGAAAAGAGCAACTTCAAGATAGTGACTGCGGATGAGATTGAGGTTGCACATTCGGGCCAGTATCTTTTAAATCTTCCCATTTCTGTTGATGAATCTAAGGTTTGTGCATATTATATGTTCCTTTAATGCCATTGTTATTTGGAATGCTTGATTTTGTTGCAAACAGTTGCTGATTTCTGTTTTATTTGGTTAATGAAGCTTGACAAGACACTTCTAAAGAAATATTTTGCAGAGCATCATCATGATAACCTGCCAGATTTCTCTGATAAGGTATGGCTGTGAATCTAGTGTAGTAGCTCTTACCCATCAAGGATTTCCTAGTTTCATGGTGTTCATTATGATTGATAATAGCCTAGCTCATTGAAATTTGATCTCTATTGATTTGATGGATGGCATTTAAATGTCCTAAGGTCTGTTGGCTTTTTTCATTTTGGAGTCATTAAAAATCCTTCTAGGTTTATTATTGGAAATCATAACCTTtgttgtgtgtgattaattcaCTAAAGATTGGTTTTGGGAGAAGGGGAGAGGGGGCTTAAGCTTAATGATGCCTCGTCATTGGTTCTTTCTAAATCTTATTTGCTTCTTTCATGAACATTGTTAAGTTAAATCTAATGATGTTCCgctaatttaataatttttatatcttttttcgTCACAATTATGATTATTTCAATTCTTTATACTAATTGAATCACTAAATACGTAATTCCTCAATcagataaaaaaatagttttgttcTTCAAACTTAAGTCCGTATTGTGAAACGGAAAACTAATACATCCTATTATTTTAGTATGTTATCTTTCGGCGTGGCATTGGGGTTGATCGAACAACTGATTACTTTATCATGGAGAAACTGGACATGCTCATTGGACGATTTTGGGCCTATTTGTTAAGAATAACTAGGTAAGAAAACTCCTAGACTGGAATGTTACTGTTATGGTCGATGCTAATGAATAATCTGTTATGAGAAGTTGGTATATTGATTATTATATCATTTTGTCTCCGTAAAACCTTTTAAAAGTtcaatgttaaaataatttcatgTTTGCATTAATCAAAGTAAATATCACCAGCTTCATCTTGAGCCTCCTTTTTTCTATTTCTAGAACCTTTTTAAGGCTGTGATTCTTACAGGTTGGAAAAGATTTTTTCAAGAAAGTCAAAGAATATTAAGAAGGATTCAGATGGCAATGAAATGATCCGTGATGCAACAGGGGATGACTTTATTGTGGAACGGATACGTCTTGAAAATATGCAACTAAGGTCTTGAAGATATATTTAGTAGATCTtctgattttttgttttagcagcaaatgatttttttttccttaccaAAATGCTTTGCTTGGGTATCTAAGTTTCATAATTTTGAATGTGTGATGTTGTGGTAACTCATAAGATTGTTTGCTGCAATTTCCAGCTCTCGTAATTTACTTGGCAAGACCTTGATCCAAGAACCAACATTTGATAGGATAATTGTTGTCTACAGGTAGatcttcttttttcatttcaaacctCTATCGAAAAATTTGAAATCTAAAACGGAAATTATTTTTCAGGGGAGCCAGTACCAAATCTAAAGCAGAACGAGGAATATTTGTGAAGCATTTTAAGAACATTCCAATGGCTGATATGGAAATAGTTCTTGTGAGTTACatcattttttgaaaattttaaaaaaatctattttttatcaCTTAATAACTTTTCCATCAACAACCACAATGGATGACTTTGGTACAAAATTCTAACTTGACAGCCAGAAAAGAAAAACCCTGGATTAACTCCAATGGACTGGGTCAAGTTTCTTATATCAGCAGTTGTTGGACTGGTcagtttttcaatttaaattcaatatttttatttgttttcatcATCCTGAACTAATGGATCAAATACTCTTTGCAGGTTGCTGTATTTAGTTCACTCGAAATGCCTTCGGCTGATTGGTGGGTCATATTTGCTGTTCTTTCCACAGTAGTTGGTTATATTGTCAAGACATATTTCACgtaagtaattttattttattttgttgaggaAACGCAAGTATGTTAATTGTTCCTGTTTATGGAAAAGTATTACTGATTATTGTGTAAACTGTtaaagtgggggcaatcctcacctcacaagccggttttgtgggtttgcgttaggcccaaccac containing:
- the LOC11429143 gene encoding uncharacterized protein yields the protein MAQESQAMDPHKNEVIRLERESVIPILKPRLIMTLANLIEHSSDRAEFLKLSKRVEYTIRAWYLLQFEDLMQLYSLFDPVSGAQKLEQQNLAPEEIDVLEQNFLTYLFQVMEKSNFKIVTADEIEVAHSGQYLLNLPISVDESKLDKTLLKKYFAEHHHDNLPDFSDKYVIFRRGIGVDRTTDYFIMEKLDMLIGRFWAYLLRITRLEKIFSRKSKNIKKDSDGNEMIRDATGDDFIVERIRLENMQLSSRNLLGKTLIQEPTFDRIIVVYRGASTKSKAERGIFVKHFKNIPMADMEIVLPEKKNPGLTPMDWVKFLISAVVGLVAVFSSLEMPSADWWVIFAVLSTVVGYIVKTYFTFQQNLAQYQNLITQSMYDKQLDSGKGTLLHLCDDVIQQEVKEVILSFFILMEQGKATRQDLDHWCEELIKEEFGEECDFDVDDAVGKLEKLGIVTRDSIGRYQCVGLKRANEIIGTTTEELVLKARQGNLTT